One window of the Tubulanus polymorphus chromosome 11, tnTubPoly1.2, whole genome shotgun sequence genome contains the following:
- the LOC141912458 gene encoding choline/ethanolamine kinase-like isoform X2, with the protein MRTNGSGVTNQQINPGHIGIHGQSARQNNVSKSTSSSHSPQTCCGYSQSHQTQLLESVAAAKNTNIITNIMDQSDCAVRTNDAVPEEIRQKGYQFCREFLGGVWCQIDPSAIDIRPVCGGLSNLLYLCSLPDDVSPRNGEPRRALLRIYGQLLQECMDTVVVDSVIFALLSEKRLGPKLYGVFPGGRVEEYIPSRSLTTKELQDPDISGYIARIMRNFHSLDMPLSKEPRWIFDLTDKWIKECREFTPENRAKNLQQTSSNRVQRPTTEQYVKLMSYNYEEEFEWLRQTLLLVKSPVVFCHNDFQEGNILYLPGTDGNSDFELMPIDFEYCGYNYRGFDIGNHFCEWAIDYKVDVPPFYEFDADGYPSKDQQVHFVKEYLKANRGSNCADPGDEEIENILVEANTFGLASHFMWVLWSLIQYNISSIEFDYLEYAEVRLDCYYQLKNNLPILRNQEGAYGKNGGETDD; encoded by the exons ATGCGTACTAACGGCAGCGGAGTCACTAATCAGCAAATCAATCCCGGTCATATCGGAATTCATGGACAAAGTGCACGTCAAAACAACGTGTCGAAGTCCACCAGCAGCAGTCATAGTCCTCAAACTTGCTGCGGTTATTCTCAATCCCATCAGACGCAGTTATTAGAATCGGTCGCCGCCGCTAAAAACACTAACATCATTACAAATATCATGGATCAAAGCGATTGTGCTGTTCGCACGAACGACGCGGTTCCCGAGGAAATTCGACAGAAAGGATATCAATTTTGTCGCGAGTTTCTCGGAggtgtttggtgtcaaatcgATCCGAGTGCTATTGATATTCGACCGGTTTG cGGTGGTTTGAGTAATCTACTCTACCTGTGTTCGTTGCCCGATGACGTCAGCCCGAGGAACGGTGAACCGCGTCGCGCTCTGCTGCGTATTTACGGTCAGTTGTTGCAGGAATGCATGGACACGGTGGTCGTCGATTCTGTGATATTCGCGCTGTTGTCCGAAAAGCGTCTCGGACCGAAACTGTACGGCGTATTTCCGGGCGGTCGCGTCGAAGAGTACATTCCA tCGAGAAGTTTAACTACGAAAGAGTTACAAGATCCGGACATATCGGGATACATCGCGAGAATCATGCGAAATTTCCACTCATTAGACATGCCGTTATCGAAGGAACCGCGATGGATTTTCGATTTGACCGATAA GTGGATCAAAGAATGTCGCGAGTTCACGCCGGAAAATCGCGCGAAGAATCTTCAGCAGACGAGTTCGAATCGGGTCCAGCGACCGACCACCGAACAATACGTGAAACTGATGTCTTATAATTACGAAGAGGAATTCGAATGGCTCAG GCAAACTTTGTTGCTGGTGAAATCTCCTGTGGTTTTCTGTCATAATGATTTCCAAGAAG GTAATATCCTATACTTGCCCGGCACCGATGGCAACAGTGATTTCGAATTGATGCCGATTGATTTCGAATATTGCGGTTATAACTACag AGGATTTGATATCGGCAATCATTTCTGCGAGTGGGCGATCGACTACAAGGTCGACGTGCCACCGTTTTACGAGTTTGACGCCGATGGTTACCCGTCGAAGGATCAACAG GTACATTTCGTGAAGGAATACTTGAAGGCGAATCGCGGCTCGAATTGCGCCGATCCCGGAGATGAAGAGATCGAGAATATTCTCGTTGAAGCGAACACGTTCGGTTTAGCCTCTCACTTTATGTGGGTTCTCTGGTCACTGATACAATACAACATATCATCAATAGAATTCGATTATTTG gaATACGCGGAAGTTCGACTGGACTGCTATTACCAGTTGAAGAATAATCTGCCGATATTGCGAAATCAAGAAGGTGCTTACGGTAAAAATGGCGGCGAGACCGACGACTGA
- the LOC141912458 gene encoding choline/ethanolamine kinase-like isoform X1: MRTNGSGVTNQQINPGHIGIHGQSARQNNVSKSTSSSHSPQTCCGYSQSHQTQLLESVAAAKNTNIITNIMDQSDCAVRTNDAVPEEIRQKGYQFCREFLGGVWCQIDPSAIDIRPVCGGLSNLLYLCSLPDDVSPRNGEPRRALLRIYGQLLQECMDTVVVDSVIFALLSEKRLGPKLYGVFPGGRVEEYIPSRSLTTKELQDPDISGYIARIMRNFHSLDMPLSKEPRWIFDLTDKWIKECREFTPENRAKNLQQTSSNRVQRPTTEQYVKLMSYNYEEEFEWLRQTLLLVKSPVVFCHNDFQEGNILYLPGTDGNSDFELMPIDFEYCGYNYRGCEIGNHFCEWLFDYNTTGANNKSFLFNPNWFPSRQQQVHFVKEYLKANRGSNCADPGDEEIENILVEANTFGLASHFMWVLWSLIQYNISSIEFDYLEYAEVRLDCYYQLKNNLPILRNQEGAYGKNGGETDD, from the exons ATGCGTACTAACGGCAGCGGAGTCACTAATCAGCAAATCAATCCCGGTCATATCGGAATTCATGGACAAAGTGCACGTCAAAACAACGTGTCGAAGTCCACCAGCAGCAGTCATAGTCCTCAAACTTGCTGCGGTTATTCTCAATCCCATCAGACGCAGTTATTAGAATCGGTCGCCGCCGCTAAAAACACTAACATCATTACAAATATCATGGATCAAAGCGATTGTGCTGTTCGCACGAACGACGCGGTTCCCGAGGAAATTCGACAGAAAGGATATCAATTTTGTCGCGAGTTTCTCGGAggtgtttggtgtcaaatcgATCCGAGTGCTATTGATATTCGACCGGTTTG cGGTGGTTTGAGTAATCTACTCTACCTGTGTTCGTTGCCCGATGACGTCAGCCCGAGGAACGGTGAACCGCGTCGCGCTCTGCTGCGTATTTACGGTCAGTTGTTGCAGGAATGCATGGACACGGTGGTCGTCGATTCTGTGATATTCGCGCTGTTGTCCGAAAAGCGTCTCGGACCGAAACTGTACGGCGTATTTCCGGGCGGTCGCGTCGAAGAGTACATTCCA tCGAGAAGTTTAACTACGAAAGAGTTACAAGATCCGGACATATCGGGATACATCGCGAGAATCATGCGAAATTTCCACTCATTAGACATGCCGTTATCGAAGGAACCGCGATGGATTTTCGATTTGACCGATAA GTGGATCAAAGAATGTCGCGAGTTCACGCCGGAAAATCGCGCGAAGAATCTTCAGCAGACGAGTTCGAATCGGGTCCAGCGACCGACCACCGAACAATACGTGAAACTGATGTCTTATAATTACGAAGAGGAATTCGAATGGCTCAG GCAAACTTTGTTGCTGGTGAAATCTCCTGTGGTTTTCTGTCATAATGATTTCCAAGAAG GTAATATCCTATACTTGCCCGGCACCGATGGCAACAGTGATTTCGAATTGATGCCGATTGATTTCGAATATTGCGGTTATAACTACag GGGCTGCGAAATCGGTAATCACTTTTGCGAGTGGTTGTTCGACTACAACACGACCGGCGCGaataataaatcatttctCTTCAATCCCAATTGGTTTCCGTCGAGACAACAGCAG GTACATTTCGTGAAGGAATACTTGAAGGCGAATCGCGGCTCGAATTGCGCCGATCCCGGAGATGAAGAGATCGAGAATATTCTCGTTGAAGCGAACACGTTCGGTTTAGCCTCTCACTTTATGTGGGTTCTCTGGTCACTGATACAATACAACATATCATCAATAGAATTCGATTATTTG gaATACGCGGAAGTTCGACTGGACTGCTATTACCAGTTGAAGAATAATCTGCCGATATTGCGAAATCAAGAAGGTGCTTACGGTAAAAATGGCGGCGAGACCGACGACTGA